A section of the Rossellomorea marisflavi genome encodes:
- a CDS encoding methionine ABC transporter permease, whose product MIEKVFPNVDWEKMWEATLETLYMTGMSVILTFFLGLALGILLFLTSKGNIWENKAAYTITNAAVNIFRSIPFIILIVLLIPFTKVLIGTIRGANAALPALIIGAAPFYARMVEIALREVNKGVIEAAKAMGSKTSTIIMKVLLPESMPALISGITVTAIALVGYTAMAGVIGAGGLGNLAFLDGFQRSRTDVTLAATIMILVLVFIIQLVGDYFTNKIDKR is encoded by the coding sequence ATGATTGAAAAAGTCTTTCCGAATGTCGATTGGGAGAAAATGTGGGAGGCAACACTTGAAACCTTATACATGACGGGGATGTCGGTCATTTTGACCTTTTTCCTCGGTCTTGCCCTTGGAATCCTCTTGTTCCTTACATCGAAGGGGAACATTTGGGAGAACAAGGCGGCTTATACGATTACCAATGCGGCAGTCAATATATTCAGGTCCATCCCTTTTATCATTCTGATTGTGTTACTGATTCCCTTTACGAAGGTATTGATCGGGACGATCCGGGGGGCCAACGCGGCCTTGCCAGCCCTGATCATCGGTGCAGCCCCGTTTTATGCCCGGATGGTGGAAATCGCCCTCCGCGAAGTCAATAAAGGGGTCATCGAAGCAGCGAAAGCCATGGGGTCCAAGACGAGTACCATCATCATGAAGGTCCTTCTCCCAGAATCCATGCCGGCTCTCATCTCGGGAATCACCGTGACGGCCATCGCATTGGTCGGTTATACCGCAATGGCAGGCGTCATCGGGGCTGGTGGTCTCGGGAATCTGGCATTCCTGGATGGATTCCAGCGCAGCAGAACCGATGTCACCTTGGCAGCGACAATCATGATCCTGGTTCTTGTATTCATCATTCAGCTTGTCGGTGATTATTTCACCAATAAAATAGATAAACGATAA
- a CDS encoding carboxymuconolactone decarboxylase family protein translates to MQVEPRNTTEAALLDYKTGLGIFTEKMPELAQQYNAFTEHCFREGVLSKKEKQLIALGISLYSQDEYCIIYHTKGCLDQGCTEEEILEAVGVTAAFGGGAAMSQAVTLVQQSMHDLNELKH, encoded by the coding sequence ATGCAGGTAGAGCCTAGAAATACGACGGAAGCGGCCCTGCTCGATTATAAGACGGGGCTTGGGATCTTCACTGAAAAAATGCCGGAGCTGGCACAGCAATACAATGCCTTCACGGAGCATTGTTTCCGTGAAGGGGTATTATCAAAGAAAGAGAAGCAGCTGATCGCCCTTGGCATCAGTTTGTATTCTCAAGATGAGTACTGCATCATCTACCACACAAAGGGTTGTCTCGATCAAGGATGTACGGAAGAGGAAATCCTTGAAGCCGTGGGAGTGACTGCTGCATTCGGAGGCGGTGCAGCCATGAGCCAGGCGGTCACGCTTGTTCAGCAATCCATGCATGATCTGAATGAACTGAAGCATTAA
- a CDS encoding arsenate reductase family protein, giving the protein MAITFYSYPKCGTCRKAKKWLEQEEVDFNEIHIVEEPPSKETLKDLYEKSGLPLKKFFNTSGMKYRELGLKDKVNTASEDELLELLASDGMLIKRPLTTDGQKVTLGFKEETFEETWK; this is encoded by the coding sequence ATGGCAATCACATTCTATTCCTACCCTAAATGCGGGACGTGCCGCAAGGCGAAAAAATGGCTTGAACAAGAAGAGGTTGATTTCAACGAAATACATATTGTCGAGGAGCCACCGTCCAAGGAGACGCTGAAAGATCTTTATGAAAAAAGCGGACTGCCCCTGAAAAAATTCTTCAATACAAGCGGCATGAAATACCGGGAACTGGGCTTGAAAGACAAGGTCAATACCGCCTCAGAAGATGAACTCCTCGAACTACTGGCTTCAGATGGGATGCTGATCAAGCGCCCCCTCACGACCGATGGTCAAAAGGTAACCTTGGGCTTCAAGGAAGAAACGTTTGAAGAGACTTGGAAGTAA
- the sufC gene encoding Fe-S cluster assembly ATPase SufC produces the protein MAGSTLTIKDLHVEIEGKEILKGVNLEIKGGEIHAVMGPNGTGKSTLSSAIMGHPKYEVTKGSITFDGEDVLEMEVDERARVGLFLAMQYPSEISGVTNADFLRSAINSRREEGEEISLMKFIRKMDSEMEYLEMDPDMAQRYLNEGFSGGEKKRNEILQLMMLQPKIAILDEIDSGLDIDALKVVSKGINKMRGEDFGCLIITHYQRLLNYITPDYVHVMMQGRVVKSGGKELAQRLEAEGYDWIKEELGIKDETVGQEA, from the coding sequence ATGGCAGGTTCTACTTTAACAATCAAAGATCTTCATGTGGAGATCGAAGGTAAAGAAATCCTCAAGGGTGTCAACCTTGAAATCAAAGGTGGAGAAATTCACGCGGTCATGGGACCGAATGGTACTGGTAAATCCACTCTTTCATCTGCAATCATGGGTCACCCGAAATACGAAGTGACAAAAGGAAGCATCACGTTCGACGGTGAAGATGTCCTTGAAATGGAAGTGGACGAACGCGCACGCGTAGGTCTTTTCCTCGCTATGCAATACCCAAGTGAAATCAGCGGTGTGACGAATGCCGACTTCCTTCGCTCTGCTATCAACAGCCGACGCGAAGAAGGGGAAGAAATCTCCCTTATGAAGTTCATCCGCAAGATGGATTCTGAAATGGAATACCTTGAAATGGATCCGGATATGGCACAGCGTTACCTGAACGAAGGATTCTCCGGTGGGGAGAAGAAGCGTAACGAAATCCTTCAGTTGATGATGCTTCAGCCTAAGATTGCCATCCTTGATGAGATCGATTCAGGACTTGATATCGATGCCCTCAAAGTCGTGTCAAAAGGAATCAACAAAATGCGCGGAGAAGACTTCGGCTGCTTGATCATCACTCACTATCAACGTCTGTTGAACTACATCACACCTGATTACGTTCACGTGATGATGCAAGGTCGTGTTGTGAAATCCGGCGGTAAAGAACTTGCTCAGCGCCTTGAAGCAGAAGGATATGACTGGATCAAAGAAGAACTGGGAATCAAAGACGAAACTGTCGGCCAAGAAGCGTAA
- the sufB gene encoding Fe-S cluster assembly protein SufB, protein MAKKMPEIGDYKYGFSDKDVSIFRSKRGLTREIVEEISRMKDEPKWMLDFRLKSLDHFYNMAMPQWGGNLQELNFDDITYYVKPSEKSERSWDEVPEEIKQTFDKLGIPEAEQKYLAGVSAQYESEVVYHNMQEDLEEMGIVFKDTDSALKENEELFREHWAKVIPPTDNKFAALNSAVWSGGSFIYVPKGIKVDTPLQAYFRINSENMGQFERTLIIVDEDASVHYVEGCTAPVYTTNSLHSAVVEIVIKKNAYCRYTTIQNWANNVYNLVTKRAVCEENATMEWVDGNIGSKLTMKYPAVILKGEGARGMTLSIALAGKGQHQDAGAKMIHLAPNTSSTIVSKSISKHGGKVTYRGIVHFGRKAEGARSNIECDTLIMDNQSTSDTIPYNEILNDNISLEHEAKVSKVSEEQLFYLMSRGISEEEATEMIVMGFIEPFTKELPMEYAVEMNRLIKFEMEGSIG, encoded by the coding sequence ATGGCGAAGAAGATGCCTGAGATCGGAGATTACAAATACGGTTTTAGCGATAAAGACGTATCGATTTTCCGTTCAAAACGCGGTTTGACGCGGGAAATCGTTGAAGAGATCTCCCGTATGAAAGATGAACCGAAATGGATGCTTGATTTCCGCTTGAAATCATTGGATCATTTCTATAACATGGCGATGCCTCAGTGGGGAGGAAATCTCCAGGAACTGAATTTCGATGATATCACGTATTACGTGAAGCCATCTGAGAAGTCCGAGCGCAGCTGGGATGAAGTTCCGGAAGAAATCAAGCAGACGTTCGATAAGCTTGGAATCCCTGAAGCAGAGCAAAAATACCTTGCTGGTGTATCGGCTCAGTATGAGTCCGAAGTGGTTTACCACAACATGCAGGAAGACCTCGAGGAAATGGGGATCGTCTTCAAGGACACAGATTCTGCTCTTAAAGAAAATGAAGAGCTGTTCCGTGAGCACTGGGCGAAAGTCATCCCTCCAACCGACAACAAGTTCGCAGCGTTGAACTCGGCTGTATGGTCCGGTGGATCCTTCATCTATGTACCGAAGGGCATCAAAGTGGATACGCCACTTCAAGCCTACTTCCGTATCAACTCGGAGAATATGGGTCAGTTCGAGCGTACGCTCATCATCGTCGATGAAGATGCGAGCGTTCACTACGTAGAGGGATGTACAGCACCTGTCTACACAACGAACTCCCTTCACTCGGCTGTCGTCGAGATCGTTATCAAGAAAAATGCGTACTGCCGTTATACAACGATTCAAAACTGGGCAAACAACGTTTACAACCTGGTAACGAAGCGTGCAGTATGTGAAGAGAACGCAACGATGGAATGGGTCGATGGAAACATCGGTTCAAAACTGACGATGAAATACCCTGCCGTCATCCTTAAAGGGGAAGGCGCCCGTGGTATGACGCTTTCCATCGCACTTGCAGGTAAAGGACAGCATCAGGATGCCGGTGCCAAAATGATCCACCTTGCACCGAACACGTCCTCTACGATCGTTTCAAAATCCATCTCAAAACACGGCGGGAAAGTAACGTATCGCGGAATCGTGCATTTCGGACGCAAAGCGGAAGGCGCACGCTCGAACATCGAGTGTGACACGCTGATCATGGATAACCAATCTACTTCTGATACGATCCCTTACAACGAAATCCTGAACGATAACATTTCCCTTGAGCACGAAGCGAAAGTATCGAAGGTTTCTGAAGAGCAGCTCTTCTACTTGATGAGCCGCGGAATCTCAGAAGAAGAAGCAACGGAAATGATCGTAATGGGCTTCATCGAGCCGTTTACGAAAGAACTTCCAATGGAATATGCCGTTGAAATGAACCGTCTGATCAAGTTTGAGATGGAAGGTTCAATCGGATAA
- the sufD gene encoding Fe-S cluster assembly protein SufD, whose product MTVETKLPVDQDYVSSYSKQLGEPEWMTALRTDAFAKVSDLNLPVADKTKITNWNFTQFQKHTVESATFSSMSELPEEIKALVESESESGSLYIQRNNTPAHLKITDELKDNGVIFTDIFTAVKEHGDLVQKYFMTDGVKVDENKLTALHAALLNGGTFLYVPKNVELTEPVQAVFIHDDAEVAMFNHVLVVAEDNSSVTYVENYISTVEVENGVFNIVSEVVAKDNAKVAYGAVDTLNSGVTTYVNRRGVASRDARIEWALGLMNDGDTVSENVTNLIGDGSYGDTKSVVVGRGKQKQNFTTKVVHFGKNSEGYILKHGVMKDEASSIFNGIGKIEHGASKSNAEQESRVLMLSEKARGDANPILLIDEDDVTAGHAASVGRVDPLQLYYLMSRGIPQKEAERLVIHGFLAPVVNQLPIEGVKKQLVEVIERKVN is encoded by the coding sequence ATGACTGTAGAAACGAAACTACCAGTAGATCAAGACTATGTCAGCTCCTACTCAAAACAACTCGGAGAACCAGAATGGATGACGGCCCTGCGTACAGACGCATTCGCCAAAGTCTCAGACCTGAACCTCCCTGTTGCGGATAAAACGAAGATCACCAACTGGAACTTCACACAATTCCAGAAGCATACAGTCGAAAGTGCTACGTTTTCATCCATGAGCGAGCTGCCCGAAGAAATAAAAGCATTAGTAGAATCTGAAAGTGAATCAGGCAGCCTGTATATCCAGCGTAATAATACTCCTGCCCACTTGAAGATCACGGACGAACTAAAGGACAACGGCGTCATCTTCACCGATATCTTCACTGCTGTGAAGGAGCACGGTGACCTTGTTCAAAAATACTTCATGACCGATGGTGTGAAAGTGGATGAGAACAAGCTGACTGCTCTTCATGCGGCCCTTTTGAACGGTGGTACGTTCCTTTACGTTCCTAAAAATGTGGAGCTGACTGAACCGGTTCAAGCCGTATTCATCCATGATGATGCGGAAGTAGCCATGTTCAACCACGTACTCGTTGTGGCAGAAGACAATAGTTCTGTCACATATGTGGAAAACTATATCTCGACAGTGGAAGTGGAGAACGGCGTGTTCAACATCGTATCAGAAGTGGTGGCAAAGGATAATGCAAAAGTCGCTTACGGTGCCGTTGATACCCTTAACAGTGGAGTGACGACATACGTCAACCGTCGCGGTGTGGCATCACGTGATGCGCGCATCGAATGGGCACTCGGCCTGATGAACGACGGAGATACGGTTTCTGAAAACGTGACGAACCTGATTGGTGACGGTTCTTACGGCGATACGAAATCAGTTGTTGTCGGTCGTGGCAAACAAAAGCAGAATTTCACCACCAAGGTTGTTCATTTCGGTAAAAATTCCGAAGGCTATATCCTTAAACATGGTGTGATGAAAGATGAAGCTTCTTCCATCTTTAATGGAATCGGAAAGATCGAGCACGGTGCTTCGAAATCGAATGCCGAGCAGGAATCACGTGTCCTCATGTTGAGTGAAAAAGCGCGCGGAGATGCGAATCCGATCCTATTGATCGATGAAGACGATGTAACGGCCGGACATGCTGCCTCTGTAGGCCGCGTTGATCCACTTCAACTTTACTACCTCATGAGCCGCGGGATCCCTCAGAAAGAAGCTGAACGTCTCGTGATCCACGGATTCCTGGCGCCGGTTGTCAACCAGCTGCCGATCGAGGGCGTGAAGAAACAGCTTGTCGAGGTAATTGAAAGGAAAGTCAACTAA
- a CDS encoding cysteine desulfurase, whose protein sequence is MDIQEIRKHFPILDQEVNGHPLVYLDSAATSQKPISVIEAVSDYYKGYNSNVHRGVHTLGTRATDGYEGAREKVRSFINAATTEEVIFTRGTTTSINTVAASYGRANVEEGDEIVITHMEHHSNIIPWQQLAKEKGAVLKYVPLQEDGTITLEDVRATITSKTKIVAIMMVSNVLGTMNPIKEITKIAHENGAVMMVDGAQAAPHMKIDVQDLDCDFFAFSGHKMVGPTGIGVLYGKKKHLEAMEPVEFGGEMIDFVGLYDSTWKELPWKFEGGTPIIAGAIGLGAAIDFLEDIGLSNIEAHEHKLAAYALEKMSAVEGMKIFGPQDPAQRAGLVTFNIDDVHPHDVATVLDSEGIAVRAGHHCAQPLMKWLNVSATARASFYLYNTEEEIDRLVAGLVKTKEFFSDVF, encoded by the coding sequence ATGGATATCCAAGAGATTCGTAAACATTTTCCGATTCTCGACCAGGAAGTGAACGGCCATCCATTGGTATATCTGGATAGTGCAGCCACCTCTCAAAAGCCGATTTCGGTCATTGAGGCTGTGAGCGACTACTATAAAGGCTATAATTCGAACGTCCATCGTGGGGTCCATACCCTCGGTACAAGGGCGACGGATGGATATGAAGGAGCACGTGAAAAGGTGCGCTCCTTCATCAATGCGGCGACCACAGAAGAAGTGATCTTCACCCGTGGGACGACGACATCCATCAACACCGTCGCAGCGAGCTACGGGCGCGCCAATGTGGAAGAAGGCGATGAAATCGTCATCACCCACATGGAGCACCATAGCAACATCATTCCATGGCAGCAGCTTGCCAAGGAAAAAGGCGCTGTCCTGAAGTACGTTCCCCTGCAGGAAGATGGAACCATCACCCTGGAGGATGTCCGTGCAACAATTACGTCCAAGACGAAAATCGTTGCCATCATGATGGTATCAAATGTACTCGGTACGATGAATCCGATCAAGGAGATCACCAAGATTGCTCACGAAAACGGAGCGGTCATGATGGTGGACGGTGCCCAGGCTGCCCCGCATATGAAAATCGACGTGCAGGATCTCGACTGTGATTTCTTTGCCTTCTCAGGCCATAAGATGGTCGGACCTACAGGGATTGGTGTTCTATACGGGAAGAAGAAGCACCTGGAAGCGATGGAACCGGTAGAGTTTGGCGGCGAGATGATTGATTTCGTTGGTTTGTACGACTCTACTTGGAAAGAGCTTCCTTGGAAGTTCGAAGGAGGTACCCCGATCATCGCAGGAGCGATCGGTCTTGGAGCCGCCATCGACTTCCTCGAAGATATCGGTCTTTCCAACATTGAAGCCCATGAGCATAAGCTGGCCGCTTATGCCCTTGAAAAAATGAGCGCTGTGGAAGGGATGAAGATCTTCGGTCCACAGGATCCTGCACAGCGTGCCGGACTCGTGACGTTCAACATCGATGACGTCCATCCACACGATGTCGCTACCGTCCTTGACTCGGAAGGCATTGCCGTCCGTGCCGGGCATCACTGTGCACAGCCGCTGATGAAATGGCTCAATGTATCAGCAACGGCCCGCGCCAGCTTCTATCTGTACAACACAGAAGAAGAGATCGACAGACTGGTTGCGGGGCTAGTGAAGACGAAGGAGTTTTTCAGCGATGTCTTTTAA
- the sufU gene encoding Fe-S cluster assembly sulfur transfer protein SufU, with amino-acid sequence MSFNNLDQLYRQVIMDHYKNPRNKGSLEDGSFTIDMNNPTCGDRIHLTLKVEDGIVQDAKFDGEGCSISMASASMMTQAVKGKEIDEALKLSKIFSDMMQGNDYDDDVDLGDIEALQGVAKFPARIKCATLAWKAMEKGVREEEQN; translated from the coding sequence ATGTCTTTTAATAACTTAGATCAGCTTTACCGGCAGGTCATCATGGATCATTACAAAAATCCACGCAATAAGGGTTCTCTGGAAGATGGCAGCTTTACCATCGACATGAACAACCCAACGTGCGGTGACCGCATCCACCTTACACTGAAAGTGGAAGACGGGATCGTTCAGGATGCGAAGTTCGACGGAGAAGGATGTTCCATCTCCATGGCTTCAGCGTCCATGATGACCCAGGCGGTCAAAGGCAAGGAAATCGACGAAGCACTCAAGCTTTCGAAGATCTTCTCGGATATGATGCAAGGAAATGACTATGACGATGATGTCGATCTTGGAGATATAGAAGCATTACAAGGAGTCGCCAAGTTCCCGGCCCGCATCAAGTGTGCGACGCTCGCGTGGAAGGCGATGGAAAAAGGAGTGCGTGAAGAAGAGCAGAACTAA
- a CDS encoding thioredoxin family protein produces MKELNSHEALQTIRKNERLLALYLYTPMCGTCQVAGRMIEIVENLPQPFVFAKANLNYMADFATEYAIESVPCLLLFKDGVEVDRIYAFQSVPFLYEALKKVA; encoded by the coding sequence TTGAAAGAGTTGAACAGCCATGAAGCGCTGCAAACGATTCGAAAGAATGAAAGACTGCTTGCCCTCTATTTGTATACACCCATGTGTGGGACCTGTCAGGTTGCAGGGAGGATGATCGAGATCGTAGAAAATCTGCCCCAACCGTTTGTTTTTGCAAAGGCAAATCTTAATTACATGGCGGATTTCGCAACTGAGTATGCAATCGAGAGCGTTCCTTGCCTCCTCCTGTTCAAAGATGGAGTCGAGGTCGACCGGATCTATGCGTTCCAGTCTGTACCGTTTCTGTATGAAGCATTGAAAAAGGTAGCGTGA
- a CDS encoding MetQ/NlpA family ABC transporter substrate-binding protein, whose translation MKKWLVGTIAAASIIGLAACGTGGSNGSSGDSKELVVGASNVPHAEILEEAKPILEKEGIDLKIETYQDYVLPNKDLESGDLDANYFQHIPYLEGQKKEHGYDFVSAGGIHIEPMAVYSKKHQSLKDIPEGGTILFSNSVAEHGRILTLLEANGLIKLKDGIDKTQATLDDIAENPKKLKFDYEYEPALLTQLYNNEEGDAVVINSNYAIDSGLDPVKDSIAIEDKESPYVNIIAVKKGDEDKKEIKELVKVLQSDEIQDFINKEWKGSVVPVKE comes from the coding sequence ATGAAAAAATGGTTAGTGGGAACGATTGCAGCAGCGAGTATCATAGGATTGGCAGCATGCGGAACCGGCGGGAGCAACGGTAGCTCAGGCGACTCAAAGGAACTTGTGGTCGGAGCATCCAATGTTCCTCACGCTGAAATCCTTGAGGAAGCAAAACCGATCCTTGAAAAAGAAGGGATCGATCTCAAGATCGAAACGTATCAGGATTATGTCCTGCCAAATAAGGATCTCGAGAGCGGAGATCTTGATGCGAACTACTTCCAACACATCCCTTATCTAGAAGGGCAAAAGAAGGAACATGGTTATGACTTCGTCAGTGCCGGAGGAATTCACATCGAACCGATGGCGGTATATTCCAAGAAGCACCAATCCCTTAAAGATATCCCGGAAGGCGGAACCATTCTATTCAGTAACTCCGTGGCAGAGCACGGAAGGATCCTGACTTTGCTTGAAGCAAACGGTCTGATCAAATTGAAGGATGGTATTGATAAAACCCAGGCGACATTGGATGATATCGCTGAAAACCCTAAAAAATTGAAATTCGACTACGAATACGAGCCGGCCCTTCTTACTCAGCTTTACAATAATGAAGAAGGCGATGCAGTCGTCATCAACTCCAACTATGCCATCGATAGCGGACTGGATCCGGTCAAGGATTCCATTGCCATTGAAGACAAGGAATCACCGTATGTGAACATCATCGCGGTCAAAAAAGGTGATGAAGACAAAAAAGAAATCAAGGAGCTTGTGAAGGTGCTTCAGTCTGATGAAATTCAGGACTTCATCAATAAAGAGTGGAAAGGTTCCGTGGTGCCGGTCAAAGAATAA
- a CDS encoding toprim domain-containing protein, with protein MEVVDEKVLIVEGTSDKRKVKDIISEPVEIICTNGTISLTKMDELIDSLIDRDVYILVDADEAGEKLRKQFKREFPEAGHLYIDRMYKEVAAAPEYHLASVLIGANIDVHQQYLGKRMN; from the coding sequence ATGGAAGTCGTGGATGAAAAAGTCCTGATCGTAGAAGGCACATCCGATAAACGAAAGGTCAAAGATATCATCAGTGAGCCCGTGGAAATCATTTGTACCAATGGTACGATCAGTCTGACTAAAATGGACGAACTGATTGATTCATTAATCGACAGGGACGTATACATCCTTGTGGATGCCGACGAAGCCGGTGAAAAACTCCGCAAGCAATTCAAGCGGGAGTTCCCGGAAGCAGGCCACCTGTATATCGACAGGATGTACAAGGAAGTGGCTGCTGCCCCGGAATATCACCTCGCTTCCGTTTTGATCGGAGCCAATATTGATGTCCACCAACAATATCTTGGAAAAAGGATGAATTAG
- a CDS encoding YusG family protein: MLTPKQADVTDRVIGKVKDGSIELFLDNQSIGKVPLSLEGISMQPNFKAKENKIYQSYTSSEGHDARYTDCDEGGWC, encoded by the coding sequence ATGCTCACACCTAAACAGGCCGATGTGACCGATCGTGTCATCGGAAAAGTGAAGGATGGCTCCATTGAGCTATTCCTTGATAACCAATCAATCGGGAAAGTCCCCCTTTCGTTGGAGGGGATCAGCATGCAGCCGAATTTCAAGGCGAAAGAAAATAAAATCTACCAGAGCTATACCTCATCAGAAGGGCATGACGCCCGCTATACGGATTGCGATGAAGGTGGATGGTGTTAA
- the gcvH gene encoding glycine cleavage system protein GcvH, translated as MSTPKELRYSEEHEWVKSEGGNVRIGITAFAQSELGDIVFVELPEVGDEVKANEPFGSVESVKTVSELYAPVSGKVVEVNEDLSDSPEFVNESPYEKAWMVVVEPSDAGEVDKLMTSEEYDKMINEG; from the coding sequence ATGAGCACACCGAAAGAACTGCGTTATTCAGAAGAACATGAATGGGTAAAGTCCGAAGGCGGCAACGTCCGAATCGGGATCACAGCATTCGCACAATCAGAACTTGGTGACATCGTCTTTGTCGAGCTGCCGGAAGTCGGCGATGAAGTCAAAGCGAACGAGCCTTTCGGAAGCGTTGAATCGGTCAAGACCGTTTCTGAACTTTACGCTCCTGTATCAGGAAAAGTGGTCGAAGTGAACGAAGACCTGTCTGACAGCCCTGAATTCGTCAACGAATCTCCATACGAGAAAGCATGGATGGTTGTTGTGGAACCTTCAGACGCTGGTGAAGTGGACAAACTGATGACATCTGAAGAATACGATAAAATGATCAACGAAGGCTAA
- a CDS encoding methionine ABC transporter ATP-binding protein, with product MITISDVKKIFQTKNGTVSAVDGVDMTINDGEIFGVIGYSGAGKSTLIRMLNGLEVPTDGAVDVNGQLISEAKGRALREARQSMGMIFQHFNLLWSRTVLENIQFPLEIAGVSKKERIKKANELLNLVGLEGRGDSYPSQLSGGQKQRVGIARALANDPKVLLCDEATSALDPQTTDSILDLLVDINDRLGLTIVLITHEMHVIRKICHRVAVMDSGKVVEEGDVLDVFRNPREEVTKRFVKEVSQQQESDDVLEHCQDGKVLKLTFVGESTDQPLITALIRRFDIEVNILQGQISQTQKGAFGTLFIQLTGDPLIVDQAVAFAENQVKVEVMER from the coding sequence ATGATTACGATTTCTGATGTAAAAAAAATCTTTCAAACGAAAAACGGAACGGTTTCAGCCGTCGATGGGGTGGATATGACCATCAACGATGGAGAAATCTTCGGTGTGATCGGATACAGTGGAGCCGGAAAGAGCACGTTGATCCGGATGTTAAACGGGCTTGAGGTCCCTACTGATGGAGCCGTCGATGTGAACGGGCAGCTGATTTCAGAGGCAAAAGGGAGGGCCCTCAGGGAAGCAAGGCAGTCCATGGGGATGATCTTCCAGCACTTTAACCTCCTTTGGTCGAGGACGGTCCTGGAAAACATCCAGTTCCCCCTTGAAATTGCAGGTGTATCGAAAAAAGAGAGGATCAAAAAAGCAAATGAACTCCTTAACCTGGTCGGGCTTGAAGGCCGAGGCGATTCATATCCTTCGCAATTGAGTGGAGGTCAAAAGCAGCGGGTCGGCATTGCAAGGGCATTGGCGAATGATCCGAAAGTGCTGCTATGCGATGAGGCGACTTCCGCCCTTGATCCACAGACCACAGACAGCATCCTCGACCTCTTAGTGGATATCAATGATCGTCTTGGATTAACGATTGTGTTGATCACCCACGAGATGCATGTCATCCGCAAGATTTGTCACAGGGTAGCGGTCATGGATTCAGGTAAAGTCGTCGAAGAAGGGGACGTACTTGACGTGTTCCGGAACCCTAGGGAAGAAGTGACGAAGCGTTTTGTAAAAGAAGTTTCTCAGCAACAGGAATCGGATGATGTCTTGGAACATTGTCAGGATGGGAAGGTGCTGAAGCTTACTTTTGTAGGAGAAAGCACAGATCAGCCTCTCATCACAGCGCTGATCCGCCGGTTCGATATTGAAGTGAATATCCTTCAAGGGCAGATATCCCAAACACAAAAAGGGGCCTTCGGAACGTTGTTCATCCAGCTGACCGGAGATCCATTGATTGTGGATCAGGCCGTCGCTTTTGCTGAAAATCAAGTGAAGGTGGAGGTGATGGAGAGATGA